A region of the Longimicrobiaceae bacterium genome:
GCGGCCAGGTCGCCCTCCGGCGGTGCCACCAGTGTGGTATCCCCGGCGCCCATGAAGAGGTCCCCGGCGAAGAGGGCCCCGCCCGCCGCAGCTTCCGGGCCGCGCCACAGGAAGGCCAGGTGCTCGGGCACGTGCCCCGGCGTCGCCAGCGCCTCCACCGGCCCCGCGTCCGTATCGACCGCATCGCCGTCCGCCAGCCATCGGTCCACGACGTCCTGGCCGAACGGCATCCAGAGCGCACCGCGGGCCATCATCACGGGGGCGCCGGTGGCCTCGCGGAGCGCGGGCGCGGCTTCGGAGTGGTCGGGATGCGCGTGGGTGAGGAGGATCGCGACGGGCTTCGCATCTCCCAGCGCGGCGAGAATGACAGCCACGTGGCCGGGAAGGTTGGGGCCGGGATCGATCACCGCCGGCCGGCTGCGGCCGACGATGAAGGTGCGCGACCCGTCCAGCGTCATGGGCGACGGGTTGGGCGCCAGCACCGTGCGGAAGGCGGGCGCGCTCACAGCGTGCGCAGCACGGCGCGGACGGGCGATGCGTCGGCCTCGTCCAAGCGCAGCGGGAGGGCGATCAGCTCGTACTCGCCCGCCCCGACGTGGTCGAGCAGCAGGTTCTCGAGGATGGCGATCCCCGCGTCTCCGAACACGTTGTGCGTCGGGAGGTCCTTCGAGTCGAACGCGTCTACGGAGGGCGCGTCGGTGCCTACGAGGCGAACGCCCGCGGCGGCAAGGATCCGCGCCGCCTCAGGTTCGATGGCGGCGAAGCTCATGGGGAAGACCGCCGGGTCCGTCCACGCGCCGGTGCGGAAGAGCACCCGCTCCGGCCGCCAGCGCTCCACCGCCAGCCCGGCGAGCGCCGCGCCGATGGACGTGTGCCCGCGCGCGTCCACCACCAGCGCGGGCCCGACGTACGCCTCCAGCGGCGCGGCGCCGATTCGCACGCCCTGGTCCGAGACGTGGAACGGGCCGTCCGCGTGGGTGCCGGTGTGGGCGCTCATGCGCAGCTCGGCCACGTTCACCGTCTCACCTTCGCTGCGCAGCATGGTCCACGCGACGCAGCACGGTGCGTCGCCCGGCCAGACGGGCGTGCCGGTCACGACGGGACGGGAGATGTCGATCAGCACGGTTCGGTGATCGCGTTCGGTTCGGGAGATGCGCGGCGGTCCGGGGTCAGCAAGTCCGCCGGCAGCGCGACGGGCAGATGTACAGCACCGGAGAAATCGCCCCGGGCGGCTGAAGCCGCGGCAACAAAGGCACGAAGTCCCCCTGCGGGGACTCGCTCTGGGGCATCCCTGCGCTTCGGACGCGCCGGCGACGACACTGCGTCGCGCGATTCCTTTCGCTGCGGCTCGCCTCGTCTCAGGCCAGGAGCCGCGCGAGGATGGAGGGGCGCAGCAGCGAGCGTGCCGGGGCCACGTCGCCGGTGACGCGGATGAGCGCGTCGGCCAGGGCGGGGTGGCGGGCGAAGCGGATGGCGACCGCGCGCAGCAGCGGCGGGCGCGATACGAAGGCTTCCACCACGTGCTGCATCCGCTCGCCGGACGCGAAGGCGCGGCGACGGGCGCGCTCGTATGGCGCCAGGGCCGCGGCGGACGTGTCGCCCGCGCGGAGGGCGGCATCCGCCGTCCGGGCGGCCAGCTCGGCGCCGCGGAGGGCGCGGAAGATACCCTGCCCCGTAAACGGATCATAGTATCCCGCCGCGTCGCCCACGAGAAGGGCACCGTCCGCGACGGCGCGCCGGACGGGCCAGTCGAACGGGCCGGTCGCCAGCACCTCGTCCACACGCCGCGCATCCGCGAAGCCGTGGTGGGCGAGCGCGGCGTCGAAAAAGTCCGCGGGGTGGCCGCGCATCTCCCGCCCCGCATCTCCCGTCACGACGACGGTGACGTTGCAGAGGCCGCCGCCCACCTCGGCGATGCCCACGCAGCCGTTTGTCTCCACGCGCAGCTCGCCATATCCGCCCAGCGGCGGCAGGCCGCGGACGTGCGCGGTGAGCGCGATCTTCCGAAGGCGCGGCGAGCGGCGGAGCAAGTTCAGGCGGCGGAGGACGACGGACCGCAGCCCATCCGCGCCGACGACGAGACGCGCGCGGATCTCCTCCGCCTCGCCGCCGGGATGCTCCACGACGACGCCACACACGCGCCCGCCTTCGCGCACGAGGTCGACGACGTGCGCGCCGGTGCGCACCTCCGCTCCGGCGGCGCGGGCGTGGTCGAGCAGCACCTCGTCCAGCGTCTCGCGCGGAATCGCGAACCCGCCCACGCCGTCCGGGAACGCGCCCTCGAACCGCTCGCCGCCCGCGCCGGAGATGCGCCACGCCCGCAGCTCCGAATGCGCCTGCGCCTCCACGGCGGGCAGCACGCCGAGCGCGTCCAGCGCCGCCACTGCGGCCGGGTTCACGCACTCGCCGCACGGCTTCCGCCGGGGAAATTCCGCCCGGTCCAGGACGAGCACGCGATGCCCCAGCCACGCCATCCGCGCCGCGAACGCCGAGCCCGCAGGCCCACCGCCGACTACGACGGCGTCAAACAACGGGGCCCCCTCCCAGCTCGCTTAGGCTCGCTACCCTCCCCCAAAACTGCCTGGGGGAGGGTTGTTGAACCATCTGCGCGCTGCGGACGCTGCCTACACGACGGACGCTCTTGGAGTTAGTCCGCGAAGGCGGACTTTGCGCAGTCGTTGCCGCGGTTTCAACCGCCAGCCAGCCGTGTGCACGGCTGTCCCCAATCCGCACCGCATCCCACGCCGAAGCACCTCGGATGCGATGAATCGCACCCCTACAGGTGCAGGATTGGCGGGGAGCGAGGCTGTTCATCTGCCGGTCCGGGTGCGGTCGATGACGAGGGCGAGGCGGAAGGGGAAGTGGGCGTGGACGCGCGCGGCGGCGAGGCCGGCGTCGCGGGCCAGGGCGCGCATCTCGCCCGGCGTAAGGGCGCGGAGGACGGAGAGCGGGCCGTCGTGGCGTGTGACGGGGTGCGTGCGCCAGAACGTCAGCGCCAGCAGCCTCGCGCCGAGGTACGCGGGGCGCGAGCGGGCGAGGTCGTTGACGATCACGCCGTGCGCGGCCACGCGGTCCAGCTCGCGGAGGACGCGGACCGCATCCTCCCGCTCGTCGAAGTGGTGCAGAGCGGTGGAGCACAGCGCGAAATCGAACGCATCGTCCGCGTACGGCAGGTGCAGCGCGTCCGCGGGCTCGACACGGATGGATGGGTCGTGCGCCACGGCTTCGGCGGCGAGGCGGAGCGTCGTGGGATGGTTGTCGGTAGCGACGATCTGGGCGGCGATGCCGGCGCGGCGAGCCCAGGCGGAGACCGCGAGCGGGATGTCTGCCGAGCCCGTGGCGACGTCGAGGATGCGGACGGACGGGCGGCCCAGCCGGCGGACCATCGGCCGCAGGTGGCGCATGACGGTGCGCGTGCCGCCGAGCCAGCGGTTCACGGCGCGCAGGTCCGCGAGGCTGACGTCGAGCTGCGCCGGGTCCTGCTCCAGCGCATCCATCAGCTCCCGGCCGGACCGGCGCGGCGGGGCGGTCACTCGGCCCGGTCCCGCCCGGGGCGCCGCGACATGGGCTCCACGTGCACGATCACGCCGCGCGCGCCCAGCCGCTCGGCCAGGTCCCGCTCCACGGTGTCGGCGATCTCGTGCGCCGTCTCCACGTCGATCCCCGCGCCCACGGCGATGGTCAGCTCGGCGAACATCTCGCCCTGGCGGCCGCGCGAGCGCACGTCGTACACGGCGTGGACTCCGTGGGCCGCCTCGGCCACGCGGGTGATCTCCGCCGCCTCCACAGCGCGCTCGTCCACGAGCACGGGCACGGTGTTGACGATGATCTCCCAGCCCGTGCGGGCGATCAGGAAGGCGACGAAGAGCGTGGTCCACGCATCTGCCGTGGGAAAGCCCGCGTGGGTGAGCAGCAGGCCCGCGAGGACGGCCAGCGTCACGTACACGTCGGCGCGTTGGTGCGTGGCGTCCGCCACGAGCAGGTCGCTGCGAAGCTGCACGCCCTGGCGCCGTTCGTAGATGGAGCCGATCAGGCCCACCACCAGCGAGCCGCCCATCACCCACACCGCCACAGAGGTATCCACCGTCTCGTGCCCTCCCTCGATGAGCCGCGCGACGGCGCCGCGGATCAGCTCGAAGACGGTGATGGAGAGGAAGGCCACGACGGCCAGCGCCCCCAGCGTCTCGAACTTGGCGTGGCCGTACGGGTGCTTCTCGTCCGGCTCCTGCGAGGCGACGCGCGCCAGCACCAGCGACAGCACGGTCGTGAGCGTGTCCACGCCGCTGTCGATGGCGCCGCCGACCACCGCCAGCGAGTGCGCGCGCCAGCCGGCGAACGCCTTGCCCAGCACCAGCAGCACGTTCAGCACCAGCATGATGGTGAGCACGCGCCGCACGTCGCGCTGGCGCTCGCTGCCCGCCGGCGGGGCGATGGCCGGCATCCCGGGCGCGCTCACGGCAGTGCCCGCGCCAGCCGCACGGCCGCCTCGTCCACCTGCGGCGCGAGCGCGGCGGCATCCAGCGTCAGCACTTCCCCGCCCCGCTGGAGCACGCGGCCGCGGACCGTCGCCAGCACCACGTCGCTGCCGCGCGCGGCGTGGAAGACGGCCGAGACGGGGTCGTGCACGGGGCGCACGTGCGGCGCGGCGAGCGAGACGGCGCACAGGTCGGCGTCCTTGCCCGGCTCCAGCGTGCCGATGCGCGCGTCCAGCCCCAGCACGCGCGCGCCGTCCAGTGTGGCCAAGCGCAGGAGATCGGAAGCCGGCATGTAGTCGTGCGAGCCCAGGCGGGCGCGGTGCAGGATGGACGCGATGCGGGCCTCCTCCAGCAGGTCCAGTCGGTTGTTGCTGCCCACGGAGTCCGTGCCCAGGCCGACCTCGATGCCCGCCTCGCGCAGCTCCACGTACGGCGCGGTGCCGTGCCCCAGCCGCGCGTTGGCGACCGGGCAGTGCGCGACCGACGAGCCGCTGTCGGCCAG
Encoded here:
- a CDS encoding MBL fold metallo-hydrolase, whose amino-acid sequence is MSAPAFRTVLAPNPSPMTLDGSRTFIVGRSRPAVIDPGPNLPGHVAVILAALGDAKPVAILLTHAHPDHSEAAPALREATGAPVMMARGALWMPFGQDVVDRWLADGDAVDTDAGPVEALATPGHVPEHLAFLWRGPEAAAGGALFAGDLFMGAGDTTLVAPPEGDLAAYLRSLDAVERAAPAVLLPSHGPEIADAAAAVARYRAHRMDRIAQVRAALAKTGPARPGELLDAVYGDALHPALRPAAEGSLLAILEYLRSIGEARELPGRAFTLAGSR
- a CDS encoding NAD(P)/FAD-dependent oxidoreductase, encoding MFDAVVVGGGPAGSAFAARMAWLGHRVLVLDRAEFPRRKPCGECVNPAAVAALDALGVLPAVEAQAHSELRAWRISGAGGERFEGAFPDGVGGFAIPRETLDEVLLDHARAAGAEVRTGAHVVDLVREGGRVCGVVVEHPGGEAEEIRARLVVGADGLRSVVLRRLNLLRRSPRLRKIALTAHVRGLPPLGGYGELRVETNGCVGIAEVGGGLCNVTVVVTGDAGREMRGHPADFFDAALAHHGFADARRVDEVLATGPFDWPVRRAVADGALLVGDAAGYYDPFTGQGIFRALRGAELAARTADAALRAGDTSAAALAPYERARRRAFASGERMQHVVEAFVSRPPLLRAVAIRFARHPALADALIRVTGDVAPARSLLRPSILARLLA
- a CDS encoding cation diffusion facilitator family transporter, whose protein sequence is MSAPGMPAIAPPAGSERQRDVRRVLTIMLVLNVLLVLGKAFAGWRAHSLAVVGGAIDSGVDTLTTVLSLVLARVASQEPDEKHPYGHAKFETLGALAVVAFLSITVFELIRGAVARLIEGGHETVDTSVAVWVMGGSLVVGLIGSIYERRQGVQLRSDLLVADATHQRADVYVTLAVLAGLLLTHAGFPTADAWTTLFVAFLIARTGWEIIVNTVPVLVDERAVEAAEITRVAEAAHGVHAVYDVRSRGRQGEMFAELTIAVGAGIDVETAHEIADTVERDLAERLGARGVIVHVEPMSRRPGRDRAE
- a CDS encoding cyclase family protein, producing MLIDISRPVVTGTPVWPGDAPCCVAWTMLRSEGETVNVAELRMSAHTGTHADGPFHVSDQGVRIGAAPLEAYVGPALVVDARGHTSIGAALAGLAVERWRPERVLFRTGAWTDPAVFPMSFAAIEPEAARILAAAGVRLVGTDAPSVDAFDSKDLPTHNVFGDAGIAILENLLLDHVGAGEYELIALPLRLDEADASPVRAVLRTL
- a CDS encoding methyltransferase domain-containing protein — protein: MTAPPRRSGRELMDALEQDPAQLDVSLADLRAVNRWLGGTRTVMRHLRPMVRRLGRPSVRILDVATGSADIPLAVSAWARRAGIAAQIVATDNHPTTLRLAAEAVAHDPSIRVEPADALHLPYADDAFDFALCSTALHHFDEREDAVRVLRELDRVAAHGVIVNDLARSRPAYLGARLLALTFWRTHPVTRHDGPLSVLRALTPGEMRALARDAGLAAARVHAHFPFRLALVIDRTRTGR